A window of the Bradyrhizobium ottawaense genome harbors these coding sequences:
- a CDS encoding ribonuclease activity regulator RraA, whose protein sequence is MTKLSDATRNKLKTVSTATVATALFKRGFRIQMIQDVHPLGPDQPVLVGEAFTLRYMPAREDLNKIDVFRDRAHPQRKAIEDCPAGSVLVMDSRKDARAASAGAILVTRLMQRGCAGVITDGGFRDSAEIAKLGFPAFHHRPSAPTNLTLHQAIEINVPIGCGDAPVFPGDVILGDSDGVIVIPAHLADEIADEAVEMTAFEDFVTEEVGRGRSILGLYPATDEQTPKDFAAWRKKNGR, encoded by the coding sequence ATGACAAAACTGAGCGACGCCACCCGTAACAAGCTGAAGACCGTCTCGACCGCCACCGTCGCCACCGCTTTGTTCAAGCGAGGTTTTCGCATCCAGATGATCCAGGACGTGCACCCCTTGGGTCCCGATCAGCCGGTCCTGGTCGGCGAAGCCTTCACGCTGCGCTACATGCCGGCGCGTGAGGACCTCAACAAGATCGACGTGTTTCGTGATCGCGCCCATCCGCAGCGCAAGGCGATCGAGGATTGCCCGGCCGGATCCGTGCTGGTCATGGACAGCCGCAAGGATGCCCGCGCGGCGTCCGCCGGCGCCATCCTGGTGACGCGGCTGATGCAGCGCGGCTGTGCCGGCGTCATCACCGACGGCGGCTTTCGCGATTCGGCCGAGATCGCAAAACTCGGCTTTCCCGCTTTTCACCACCGCCCGAGCGCGCCGACCAATCTGACCCTGCATCAGGCGATCGAGATCAACGTGCCGATCGGCTGCGGCGATGCGCCGGTATTTCCCGGTGACGTCATCCTCGGCGACAGCGACGGCGTCATCGTGATTCCGGCGCACCTCGCTGATGAGATTGCCGACGAGGCTGTCGAGATGACCGCGTTCGAGGATTTCGTCACCGAGGAAGTAGGCCGAGGCCGCTCGATCCTCGGCCTCTATCCCGCAACCGACGAGCAGACGCCAAAAGATTTTGCGGCATGGCGGAAGAAGAACGGAAGGTAG
- the araD gene encoding L-arabinonate dehydratase → MTARKNPADLRSARWFAPDDLRAFGHRSRAMQMGYAPEEWKDRPVIAILNTWSDAQPCHMHFKSRVDDVKRGILMAGGFPMELPALSLSESFLKPTTMLYRNMLAMDAEELLRGHPVDGVVLMGGCDKTTPGLLLGATSMGLPAIYLPAGPMLRGNWKGKTLGSGSDAWKFWDERRAGKISDKDWVDVEAGIARSYGTCMTMGTASTMTAIAESIGMTLPGASSIPAADAGHIRMASESGRRIVEMVWEDLTPDKIQTRKAFENAITVAMAMGCSTNAIIHLIAQARRAGQDIGLDDFETASRKVPVIANVRPSGDKYLMEDFFYAGGLPGLMSRIKEHLHLDVMTVTGQTLGDNIARAEVYNDDVIRTVKDPIYAEGALAVLKGNLAPDGCVIKPSACEPRFLKHTGPALVFDDYPSMKKAVDDPNLDVSADHVMILRNAGPQGGPGMPEWGMLPIPTKLVKQGVRDMVRLSDARMSGTSYGACILHVSPEAYIGGPLALVRNGDRITLDVNARTINLDVSEAELAKRRAEWKPPERRYERGYGWMFTKHIKQANEGCDFDFLETGFGAPVDEPSIY, encoded by the coding sequence ATGACCGCCAGAAAGAACCCTGCCGACCTCCGCAGCGCGCGCTGGTTCGCGCCCGATGATCTGCGCGCCTTCGGCCATCGCTCGCGCGCGATGCAGATGGGCTACGCGCCGGAGGAATGGAAGGATCGGCCGGTGATTGCGATCCTCAACACCTGGTCGGATGCGCAGCCCTGCCACATGCATTTCAAGTCGCGCGTCGATGACGTCAAGCGCGGCATCCTGATGGCCGGCGGTTTTCCGATGGAGCTGCCGGCGCTCTCGCTGTCGGAATCGTTCCTGAAGCCGACCACCATGCTCTATCGCAACATGCTGGCGATGGACGCCGAGGAGTTGCTCCGCGGCCATCCCGTCGACGGTGTCGTGCTGATGGGCGGCTGCGACAAGACTACACCGGGCCTGCTGCTGGGTGCCACCAGCATGGGCCTGCCTGCGATCTATCTTCCGGCCGGGCCGATGCTGCGCGGTAACTGGAAGGGCAAGACGCTGGGTTCGGGCTCCGACGCCTGGAAATTCTGGGACGAACGGCGCGCCGGAAAAATCTCCGACAAGGACTGGGTCGATGTCGAGGCCGGCATCGCGCGCAGCTACGGCACCTGCATGACCATGGGCACTGCTTCGACCATGACCGCGATCGCCGAATCGATCGGCATGACCTTGCCCGGCGCGTCGTCGATCCCGGCGGCCGACGCCGGCCATATCCGCATGGCCTCGGAAAGTGGCCGCCGCATTGTCGAGATGGTGTGGGAGGATCTGACGCCGGACAAGATTCAGACCCGAAAGGCCTTCGAGAACGCGATCACGGTGGCGATGGCGATGGGCTGCTCGACCAATGCGATCATTCACCTGATCGCGCAGGCCCGCCGCGCGGGGCAGGACATCGGGCTCGACGATTTCGAGACCGCCAGCCGCAAGGTGCCTGTCATCGCCAATGTGCGTCCGAGCGGCGACAAATACCTGATGGAGGATTTCTTCTACGCCGGCGGTCTGCCCGGCCTGATGAGCCGCATCAAAGAGCATCTGCATCTCGACGTCATGACCGTCACCGGCCAGACGCTCGGTGACAACATCGCGCGCGCCGAAGTCTATAACGACGACGTCATCCGCACGGTCAAGGATCCGATCTATGCCGAGGGCGCGCTCGCCGTGCTCAAGGGCAACCTCGCCCCCGACGGCTGCGTGATCAAGCCGAGCGCTTGTGAACCACGCTTCCTCAAGCATACCGGTCCCGCACTGGTGTTCGACGACTATCCGTCGATGAAGAAGGCCGTCGACGATCCGAATCTGGACGTGTCAGCGGATCACGTCATGATCCTGCGCAATGCCGGCCCGCAGGGCGGCCCCGGCATGCCGGAATGGGGCATGCTGCCGATCCCGACCAAACTGGTGAAGCAGGGCGTGCGCGACATGGTGCGGCTGTCGGATGCGCGCATGAGCGGCACCAGCTACGGCGCCTGCATCCTGCATGTCTCGCCGGAAGCCTATATCGGCGGGCCGTTGGCGCTGGTGCGGAACGGCGACCGTATCACGCTCGACGTCAACGCGCGCACCATCAATCTCGACGTCTCTGAGGCCGAATTGGCCAAACGCCGCGCCGAATGGAAGCCGCCGGAGCGTCGCTACGAGCGCGGCTACGGCTGGATGTTCACCAAACATATCAAGCAGGCCAACGAAGGTTGCGACTTCGATTTCCTCGAAACCGGCTTTGGCGCGCCGGTGGATGAACCGTCGATTTATTGA
- a CDS encoding SMP-30/gluconolactonase/LRE family protein has protein sequence MTITRRNILAGAAAAAASTLLSRAAFAQSFPFTPNQRYPDPAVQILDPAFAKYRLYSSTVEQVSTGMRWAEGPVYFPEGGYLLFSDIPNNRIMKFDEKTNQTSVFRANANYANGNARDRQGRLVTCEHSVTRRITRTEKDGKITVLADKFEGKRLNAPNDIVVKSDDSIWFTDPLFGINGEWEGKKDKPEQATTNVYRIAKDGKITAVLTDLVNPNGLAFSPDEKKLYIVEWKGTPNRSIWSYDVGADGTLGGKTKVIDAADQGSIDGFRVDRDGNLWCGWGSNGALQAEPSDVGGRKVFQLKGRSEDLDGVMVFNSAGKPLAFIRLPERCANLTFGGPKNNRLYMASCHSVYALYVEAHGAV, from the coding sequence ATGACCATTACCCGACGCAATATCCTCGCAGGGGCCGCCGCCGCTGCCGCCTCGACGCTGCTGTCCCGCGCAGCCTTCGCGCAATCGTTCCCGTTCACGCCGAACCAGCGCTACCCCGATCCGGCGGTGCAGATCCTCGATCCTGCCTTTGCGAAATACCGGCTCTATTCCTCCACGGTCGAACAGGTTTCGACCGGCATGCGCTGGGCCGAGGGGCCGGTGTATTTTCCGGAGGGCGGTTATCTGCTGTTCTCTGATATTCCCAACAACCGGATCATGAAGTTCGACGAGAAGACCAACCAGACCAGTGTGTTCCGCGCCAATGCCAATTACGCCAACGGCAACGCGCGCGACCGTCAGGGCCGCCTTGTGACCTGCGAGCATTCGGTGACGCGCCGCATCACCCGCACCGAGAAGGACGGCAAGATCACGGTGCTGGCCGACAAGTTCGAGGGCAAGCGGCTGAACGCGCCGAACGACATCGTGGTCAAGTCCGACGATTCGATCTGGTTCACCGATCCGCTGTTCGGCATCAATGGCGAGTGGGAAGGCAAGAAGGACAAGCCCGAACAGGCCACCACCAACGTCTACCGCATCGCCAAGGACGGCAAGATCACAGCCGTGCTCACCGATCTCGTCAATCCCAACGGGCTGGCGTTCTCGCCGGACGAGAAGAAGCTCTACATCGTCGAGTGGAAGGGCACGCCCAACCGCAGCATCTGGAGCTACGACGTCGGCGCCGACGGTACGCTCGGCGGCAAGACCAAGGTGATCGACGCCGCCGACCAAGGCTCGATCGACGGTTTTCGTGTCGACCGCGACGGCAATCTGTGGTGCGGCTGGGGTTCGAACGGCGCGCTGCAGGCCGAACCGTCGGATGTCGGCGGCCGAAAAGTGTTCCAGCTCAAGGGCAGGTCCGAGGATCTCGACGGCGTCATGGTGTTCAACTCGGCGGGCAAGCCGCTCGCCTTCATCCGCCTGCCGGAGCGCTGCGCCAATCTCACCTTCGGCGGCCCGAAGAACAACCGCCTCTACATGGCGAGCTGCCATTCGGTCTACGCGCTCTATGTGGAAGCCCACGGCGCGGTTTGA
- a CDS encoding S9 family peptidase, whose translation MTQTVTKKPSLSAPSAPRRPHTFTTHGISVTDDYAWLKDEKWQEVLRDPTILDGDIRTYLEAENDYTEGLLGHTTPLQKKLVAEMRGRIKEDDSSVPSPDGPFAYFRKFREGGQHEIFARTARDGGNETTVLDGDALAATHDYFKFGGSRHSPDHKLHAWSADTKGSEYFSIRVRDWADGTDRDDLVEETDGGVVWSTDGASFFYVKLDDNHRPMQVWRHRLGTKQADDTLVYEEQDSGWFTHLHESSSGRFCVIAGGDHETSEQRLIDLAHPETPPRLVAAREEDVQYSIADRGDELFILTNADGAIDFKVVTAPLASPERANWRDLIPYREGVYVLDVELYANHMVRLERANALPAIIIRDLTSGEEHAIAFDEAAYSLDTMGGYEFETTNLRFSYSSMTTPSEVYDYDMAKRTRVLRKRQEIPSGHNPADYVTTRIMATAQDGAQVPVSILHRKDLVRDGSAPLLLYGYGSYGMAMPASFAANRLSLVDRGFVYAIAHIRGGADKGWGWYLDGKREKKTNSFDDFAASARALIEAKYTNEKRIVGHGGSAGGMLMGAVANRSGELFAGIVAEVPFVDVLNTMLDDTLPLTPPEWPEWGNPIESEKDFRTILSYSPYDNVAAKDYPPILAMGGLTDPRVTYWEPAKWIARLRATMTGGGPVLLRTNMGAGHGGASGRFNRLDEVAIVYAFALWAVGMAEKGEV comes from the coding sequence GTGACACAGACCGTAACCAAAAAACCTTCGCTCTCGGCGCCGTCAGCGCCGCGCCGGCCGCATACGTTCACCACCCACGGCATATCAGTGACGGACGACTACGCCTGGCTCAAGGACGAGAAGTGGCAGGAAGTGCTGCGCGATCCCACGATCCTCGACGGCGATATCCGCACCTATCTGGAAGCCGAGAACGACTACACCGAAGGCCTGCTCGGCCACACCACGCCGTTGCAGAAGAAGCTGGTCGCGGAGATGCGCGGGCGGATCAAGGAAGACGATTCCAGCGTGCCGTCGCCGGACGGCCCGTTCGCCTATTTCCGTAAATTCCGCGAAGGCGGCCAGCACGAGATTTTCGCGCGCACGGCGCGCGACGGCGGCAATGAGACGACCGTGCTCGATGGCGACGCGCTGGCGGCCACCCACGACTATTTCAAGTTCGGCGGCAGCCGGCATTCGCCCGACCACAAGCTGCACGCCTGGAGCGCCGACACCAAGGGTTCGGAATATTTCTCGATCCGGGTCCGCGACTGGGCTGACGGCACCGACCGCGACGATCTGGTCGAGGAGACCGACGGCGGCGTGGTCTGGAGCACGGACGGCGCGAGCTTCTTCTACGTCAAGCTCGACGACAATCACCGCCCGATGCAGGTCTGGCGTCATCGTCTCGGCACCAAACAGGCCGACGATACGCTGGTCTATGAGGAGCAGGACTCCGGCTGGTTCACCCATCTGCACGAGAGTTCCTCCGGCCGGTTCTGCGTGATTGCCGGCGGCGACCACGAGACGTCAGAGCAGCGGCTGATCGATCTGGCGCATCCCGAGACGCCGCCGCGGCTGGTCGCGGCGCGCGAGGAAGACGTGCAATATTCGATCGCCGATCGTGGCGACGAATTGTTCATTCTCACCAATGCGGACGGCGCGATCGACTTCAAGGTCGTCACCGCTCCCCTCGCTTCGCCGGAGCGGGCCAACTGGCGCGATTTGATTCCCTACCGCGAAGGCGTCTATGTGCTCGATGTCGAGCTCTACGCCAATCACATGGTGCGGCTGGAGCGCGCCAACGCGCTGCCTGCCATCATCATCCGCGACCTCACGAGCGGCGAAGAGCATGCCATCGCCTTCGACGAGGCGGCCTACTCGCTCGACACCATGGGCGGTTACGAATTCGAAACCACCAACCTGCGGTTTTCCTATTCCTCGATGACGACGCCGTCGGAAGTCTATGACTACGACATGGCAAAGCGGACGCGCGTGTTGCGCAAGCGCCAGGAGATTCCGTCCGGCCACAACCCGGCCGATTACGTCACCACCCGCATCATGGCGACGGCACAGGACGGCGCTCAAGTGCCGGTCTCGATCCTGCACCGCAAAGACCTGGTGCGCGACGGCAGCGCGCCGCTGCTGCTCTATGGCTACGGCTCCTACGGCATGGCGATGCCGGCCTCGTTCGCCGCCAACCGGCTGTCGCTGGTCGACCGCGGTTTTGTTTACGCGATCGCGCATATCCGCGGCGGCGCCGACAAGGGCTGGGGCTGGTATCTCGATGGCAAGCGCGAGAAGAAGACCAACAGCTTTGACGATTTCGCGGCCTCTGCCCGCGCGCTGATCGAAGCTAAATACACGAATGAAAAACGCATCGTCGGCCATGGCGGCAGCGCCGGCGGCATGCTGATGGGCGCGGTCGCCAACCGTTCCGGCGAGCTGTTCGCTGGCATCGTCGCCGAAGTGCCGTTCGTCGACGTGCTCAACACCATGCTCGACGACACCCTGCCGCTGACGCCGCCGGAATGGCCGGAATGGGGCAACCCGATCGAGAGCGAAAAGGACTTTCGCACCATCCTGTCCTACTCGCCCTACGACAATGTCGCGGCCAAGGACTATCCGCCGATTCTCGCGATGGGCGGCCTGACCGATCCGCGCGTCACCTATTGGGAGCCGGCGAAATGGATCGCGCGCCTGCGCGCGACCATGACCGGCGGCGGCCCGGTGCTGTTGCGCACCAACATGGGCGCCGGCCACGGCGGCGCGTCGGGCCGATTCAACCGGCTCGACGAAGTCGCGATCGTCTATGCGTTCGCGCTGTGGGCGGTGGGGATGGCGGAGAAGGGCGAGGTGTGA